From the Pseudodesulfovibrio indicus genome, the window ATCCACCGGCACGCCGCGCGCGCGGGCGAACTCCTCGTCGAAGCTCATGACCAGGAACCCCCGGTAGAAGACCGCGACCAGGACGACCACCAGCACGGCCATGCCCGCCATGAGCCACAGGTCCGAGCGCGGCACGGCCAGGATGGAGCCGAACAGATAGCTCATCAGGTCCACGTTGTAGCCCGGCGTGAAGTCCAGGAGGATGATGCCCATGGCCATGCCCGACGCCCAGATGACGCCGATGACCGTGTCCACCCGCTCGCGGGCGCGCAGGGTGACCAGGGCCATGATCAGGGCCATGCACACCGTGAACCCGGTGGTCACGGGCAGGACCGGCAGGCCGAGCAGGAAGGCCAGCCCCACCCCGCCGTAGGAGGCGTGGGCGATGCCGCCGGAGATGAAGACGATGCGGTTGACCACCACCAGGGAGCCGATGACCCCGCAGATGAGGCTGGCGAGCAGCCCTGCGGCCAGGGCGTTCTGCATGAAATCGTAGCCGAGGACGTCGAGCATCTACTTCCCTTCCCCCTCGCCGTCGTGCGGCGCGAGCACCCGGTGCGGCACGTGGCCGTGGGTGACCAGCTCCACGGGGCAGCACTGGTCGCCGGACCCGCCGTAGGCCATGGTGAACATTTGATCGGTGATCTCCGGTGCCTTGTGGAAGTGGAGGGTCCGGTTGACGCAGGCCACGGACTTCACCCCGGAGGCCAGGGAGGAGATGTCGTGGCTGACCATGATCACGGTCATCTCCCTGTTCAGCTCGCCCAGCAGGGTGAACAGGGCGGTGCGGGTGGCAGAGTCCACGCTGGCCGTGGGTTCGTCCAGGAGCAGCAGCTCCGGGTTGTCCACCAGGGCGCGGGCGATGAACACGCGCTGCTTCTGGCCGCCCGAGAGCTGGGACAGGGCGCGCCCCTCGAGGGGCAGCATATCCACGCGTTCCAGGGCCAGCCTCGCCTTGCCGTGGTCGACCCTGGCGTGCGCCCGCCCCGAAATGGACCCGAACCCGGGCCGGACCATGCCCATGCAGACCGCCTCCAGCACGGTGACCGGAAACGATCCGGCCACGTGGGTGTGCTGCGGCAGGTAGCCGATGCGCCCGCCCGCCTCGCCCGGAGGCGCGCCGAGCACGCGGATGGTCCCGCCGTCCGGCTTGA encodes:
- a CDS encoding metal ABC transporter permease; this translates as MLDVLGYDFMQNALAAGLLASLICGVIGSLVVVNRIVFISGGIAHASYGGVGLAFLLGLPVLPVTTGFTVCMALIMALVTLRARERVDTVIGVIWASGMAMGIILLDFTPGYNVDLMSYLFGSILAVPRSDLWLMAGMAVLVVVLVAVFYRGFLVMSFDEEFARARGVPVDFLYCLLIVLVGLCVVMIIRVVGLILVIALLTIPPFIAERRARSLKVMMTVSTVLSAVFTVAGLLLSYALDITSGAAIIAVAAAGFFVSLLFPHKTA
- a CDS encoding metal ABC transporter ATP-binding protein, which encodes MSDPIVDIRDVTYAPGGMTVLEKVNLRIERGDYLAVLGPNGGGKSTLLKLMLGLLKPDGGTIRVLGAPPGEAGGRIGYLPQHTHVAGSFPVTVLEAVCMGMVRPGFGSISGRAHARVDHGKARLALERVDMLPLEGRALSQLSGGQKQRVFIARALVDNPELLLLDEPTASVDSATRTALFTLLGELNREMTVIMVSHDISSLASGVKSVACVNRTLHFHKAPEITDQMFTMAYGGSGDQCCPVELVTHGHVPHRVLAPHDGEGEGK